From Verrucomicrobia bacterium S94, the proteins below share one genomic window:
- a CDS encoding ThuA domain-containing protein yields the protein MKKFVLSALCVGLSVAGAEAKLKALIIDGQNNHAVWPKSTVMMKQYLEETGLFEVDVDRVRYIWKSEREAKYLPLAGDFETEAVKQPKSDPDFKPNFAEYDVIISNFGWKAANLSRETEKALEEYMLNGGGFVSVHAADNAWPQWIEFNKMIGVGGWGGRNEKSGPIVYYNDQGKEVRDTSPGGAGAHGPAHEFPIVVRAPEHPVMKGLPKVWLTSKDECYANMRGPALNMTVLATGEDQGVEKRKGKHQPMLMAIDYGKGRCFHTTLGHDTPAFEGVGFITTFQRGCEWAATGKVTIPVPDDFPTADVVSRRPFTVK from the coding sequence ATGAAAAAGTTTGTATTGAGTGCATTGTGTGTGGGTTTGTCGGTTGCCGGTGCAGAGGCCAAGCTGAAGGCCTTGATTATTGATGGCCAGAATAATCACGCGGTTTGGCCGAAATCGACGGTTATGATGAAACAGTATCTGGAGGAAACCGGGCTTTTTGAAGTGGATGTGGACCGGGTACGCTATATCTGGAAATCGGAGCGCGAAGCAAAATATCTTCCGCTGGCCGGAGATTTCGAGACGGAGGCGGTGAAGCAGCCGAAGAGCGATCCTGATTTCAAACCGAATTTTGCGGAGTATGATGTCATCATTTCCAATTTTGGCTGGAAGGCGGCCAACCTGAGCAGGGAGACCGAAAAGGCGCTGGAGGAATATATGCTTAACGGCGGCGGTTTTGTGTCGGTGCATGCGGCAGATAATGCCTGGCCGCAGTGGATTGAATTCAATAAAATGATCGGAGTTGGTGGTTGGGGCGGCCGGAATGAAAAGAGCGGGCCGATCGTCTACTACAATGATCAGGGTAAAGAAGTGCGTGATACTTCGCCCGGTGGAGCCGGTGCCCATGGTCCCGCACATGAGTTTCCCATTGTCGTGCGTGCTCCGGAGCATCCGGTGATGAAGGGACTGCCGAAAGTATGGCTGACTTCTAAAGATGAATGTTATGCCAATATGCGTGGTCCGGCTCTGAATATGACGGTTCTGGCAACGGGTGAGGATCAGGGTGTTGAAAAGCGCAAAGGTAAACATCAGCCGATGCTGATGGCGATTGATTACGGCAAAGGCCGTTGTTTCCATACGACGCTGGGACATGATACCCCGGCATTTGAAGGTGTCGGTTTCATCACGACTTTCCAGCGGGGCTGCGAGTGGGCTGCCACAGGCAAGGTGACGATTCCGGTTCCGGATGATTTTCCGACGGCGGATGTGGTTTCGCGCCGGCCGTTCACGGTAAAGTAG